From Streptomyces yatensis, one genomic window encodes:
- a CDS encoding ABC transporter ATP-binding protein, with translation MSTPAATKTDGFAEGGARAAARARSLTKAYGSGETAVLALDAVDVEIERGRFTAVMGPSGSGKSTLMHCLAGLDTVSSGQAWLGDTEITGLGDKELTQLRRDRIGFMFQSFNLLPTLNAAENITLPMDIAGHKPDREWVDRVIDTLGLRDRLRHRPAQLSGGQQQRVACARALASRPELIFADEPTGNLDSRSGLEVLRFLREAVDELGQTVVMVTHDPSAAAHSDLVLFLADGRIVDRMERPTAEAVLERMHIFTRATPGAEPEPDPLS, from the coding sequence GTGTCCACACCGGCGGCAACGAAGACGGACGGGTTCGCGGAGGGCGGCGCCCGTGCGGCGGCCCGCGCCCGGTCCCTGACCAAGGCGTACGGCAGCGGCGAGACGGCCGTGCTCGCGCTGGACGCGGTGGACGTGGAGATCGAACGGGGCCGGTTCACCGCCGTGATGGGCCCGTCCGGATCCGGCAAGTCCACCCTGATGCACTGTCTGGCCGGTCTCGACACGGTCTCGTCGGGCCAGGCCTGGCTGGGCGACACCGAGATCACCGGCCTGGGCGACAAGGAGCTGACCCAGCTCCGCCGCGACCGGATCGGCTTCATGTTCCAGTCGTTCAATCTGCTGCCCACGCTCAACGCGGCCGAGAACATCACCCTGCCCATGGACATCGCGGGCCACAAGCCCGACCGGGAGTGGGTGGACCGGGTCATCGACACCCTCGGGCTGCGCGACCGGCTGCGGCACCGGCCCGCCCAGCTGTCCGGCGGGCAGCAGCAGCGGGTGGCCTGCGCCCGGGCGCTCGCCTCCCGCCCCGAGCTGATCTTCGCGGACGAGCCCACCGGCAACCTGGACTCCCGGTCGGGCCTGGAGGTGCTGCGCTTTCTGCGGGAGGCCGTCGACGAGCTGGGCCAGACGGTCGTCATGGTCACCCACGACCCGAGCGCCGCCGCCCACTCCGATCTGGTGCTCTTCCTCGCCGACGGCCGGATCGTGGACCGGATGGAGCGGCCCACGGCCGAGGCGGTGCTGGAGCGGATGCACATCTTCACCAGGGCCACGCCCGGGGCCGAGCCGGAACCCGACCCGCTGAGCTGA
- the bioD gene encoding dethiobiotin synthase translates to MSVLVVTGTGTEIGKTVSTAAVAAAALARGRSVAVLKPAQTGVAEGEPGDAAEVARLAGAVTLLELARYPEPLAPATAARRAGRPPVRPHEVAEAAEKLAAEHDLVLVEGAGGLLVRFDETGATLADAARLLGAPVLVVAHAGLGTLNATTLTTEALRARGLECPGVVIGSWPAAADLASRCNVADLPESSGVPLLGAIPQGAPALPPADFRAQAPGWLAPRLDGSWDAARLAA, encoded by the coding sequence ATGTCAGTACTGGTCGTCACCGGCACGGGCACCGAAATCGGAAAAACCGTCAGCACGGCGGCCGTCGCCGCCGCGGCGCTCGCACGCGGCCGCTCGGTGGCGGTGCTCAAACCCGCCCAGACCGGTGTCGCGGAGGGCGAACCGGGCGATGCCGCCGAGGTGGCCCGGCTCGCCGGTGCGGTGACCCTGCTCGAACTCGCCCGCTACCCCGAGCCGCTGGCCCCCGCCACCGCCGCCCGCCGCGCCGGACGACCGCCGGTGCGGCCGCACGAGGTGGCGGAGGCGGCCGAGAAGCTGGCCGCCGAGCACGACCTGGTGCTGGTCGAGGGCGCGGGCGGGCTGCTCGTACGGTTCGACGAGACGGGGGCGACGCTCGCCGACGCGGCCCGGCTGCTCGGCGCGCCCGTCCTCGTGGTCGCCCACGCGGGCCTCGGCACGCTCAACGCGACCACCCTGACCACCGAGGCGCTGCGCGCCCGCGGGCTGGAGTGCCCCGGCGTCGTCATCGGCAGCTGGCCCGCCGCCGCGGATCTCGCCTCCCGCTGCAATGTGGCCGATCTGCCGGAATCGTCCGGTGTCCCGCTGCTGGGCGCCATCCCCCAGGGCGCCCCGGCCCTTCCGCCCGCCGACTTCCGCGCCCAGGCGCCCGGTTGGCTGGCGCCCCGGCTGGACGGGAGCTGGGACGCGGCGCGGCTGGCCGCGTAG
- a CDS encoding SGNH/GDSL hydrolase family protein, with protein sequence MQTNITYSSFVAVGDSFTEGMSDRLPDGTYRGWADLLAGRLAAHSPGFRYANLAVRGKLIGQIVEEQTGPAAAMGADLVTLVGGLNDVLRPNCDVGRVCALLEEAVERLAPTCKRLVLMRSPGRRGPVFARFEPRMERLFSVIDELGARHDATVVDLFASQAVGDPRMWDEDRLHLNAEGHRRVAEAVWQALGHEPEADWDAPLPPPVPVGWIARRTSDVRFARQHLGPWIGRRLTGRSSGDGRAPKRAELLPYED encoded by the coding sequence ATGCAGACGAACATCACCTACAGCAGTTTTGTCGCGGTCGGCGACTCCTTCACCGAAGGCATGTCGGACCGGCTCCCCGACGGTACCTACCGAGGCTGGGCGGATCTGCTCGCCGGGCGGCTCGCGGCCCACAGCCCCGGCTTCCGCTACGCCAACCTCGCGGTCCGCGGCAAGCTGATCGGGCAGATCGTCGAGGAGCAGACGGGCCCGGCGGCGGCCATGGGCGCCGATCTGGTGACCCTGGTCGGCGGGCTGAACGATGTGCTGCGGCCCAACTGCGATGTGGGCCGGGTGTGCGCCCTGCTGGAGGAGGCCGTCGAGCGGCTGGCGCCCACCTGCAAGCGGCTGGTGCTGATGCGCAGCCCGGGGCGGCGCGGGCCGGTGTTCGCGCGGTTCGAGCCACGGATGGAGCGGCTGTTCTCGGTCATCGACGAGCTGGGCGCTCGGCATGACGCGACCGTCGTGGACCTGTTCGCCTCCCAGGCCGTCGGGGACCCTCGGATGTGGGACGAGGACCGGCTGCATCTGAACGCCGAGGGGCACCGGCGGGTCGCCGAGGCCGTATGGCAGGCGCTGGGCCATGAGCCGGAGGCCGACTGGGACGCGCCCCTGCCGCCCCCGGTGCCCGTCGGCTGGATAGCCCGCCGCACCTCGGACGTGCGGTTCGCCCGCCAGCACCTCGGGCCGTGGATCGGCAGGCGGCTGACCGGCCGCTCCTCGGGTGACGGGCGCGCCCCCAAGCGGGCCGAGCTGCTGCCGTACGAGGACTGA
- a CDS encoding hemolysin family protein has translation MTVLQLLIGLLTLVLNAFFVGAEFALISVRRSQIDPHAQQGDRRARSVLWALEHLSALLAAAQLGITLCTLVLGAVAEPAIAHLLEPFFHVVGLPLGLVHPVSFVIALAVATYLHMLFGEMVPKNVALAEPVRTVLLLGPPLVALARTLRPVIFGVNSLANGLLKLMRVEPRGEVAATFSDAELARMVSDSSEAGLLDDRSTERLRDALELGRRRVRDVVLPMERVVKAQLGVTPEELEQLAARTGFSRFPVVDDSGRILGYLHVKDALDARPRDVPFRPDQLRPIPRVRSLTPLDDVLTAMRDSRTHLAAVIGADGRLEGLVTMEDVLRELVA, from the coding sequence ATGACCGTCCTCCAGCTGCTGATCGGCCTGCTGACGCTGGTCCTCAACGCCTTCTTCGTGGGCGCGGAGTTCGCCCTGATCTCGGTGCGCCGCAGCCAGATCGATCCGCACGCCCAGCAGGGCGACCGGCGGGCGCGGTCCGTGCTGTGGGCCCTGGAGCACCTCTCGGCGCTGCTGGCCGCGGCCCAGCTCGGGATCACACTGTGCACGCTGGTGCTGGGCGCCGTCGCGGAACCGGCCATCGCGCATCTGCTGGAGCCGTTCTTCCATGTGGTGGGGCTGCCGCTGGGTCTTGTGCACCCGGTCTCGTTCGTGATCGCGCTGGCCGTGGCCACCTATCTGCACATGCTGTTCGGCGAGATGGTGCCGAAGAACGTGGCGCTGGCCGAGCCGGTGCGCACCGTGCTGCTGCTCGGCCCGCCCCTGGTCGCCCTCGCCCGCACCCTGCGCCCGGTGATCTTCGGGGTGAACTCCTTGGCGAACGGGCTGCTGAAGCTGATGCGCGTGGAGCCCAGGGGCGAGGTCGCGGCGACCTTCTCCGATGCCGAGCTGGCCCGGATGGTCTCGGACTCCAGCGAGGCCGGGCTGCTGGACGACCGGTCCACCGAGCGGCTGCGGGACGCGCTGGAGCTGGGCCGGCGGCGGGTGCGGGATGTCGTGCTGCCCATGGAGCGGGTGGTCAAGGCGCAGCTCGGGGTGACCCCCGAGGAGCTGGAACAGCTGGCGGCGCGGACCGGCTTCTCACGGTTCCCGGTGGTCGACGACTCCGGGCGGATCCTGGGCTATCTGCATGTGAAGGACGCGCTGGACGCACGGCCCCGGGATGTGCCGTTCCGCCCCGATCAGCTGCGCCCGATCCCCCGGGTGCGGTCCCTTACGCCGCTGGACGACGTGCTCACGGCGATGCGCGACAGCCGCACCCACCTCGCGGCGGTCATCGGCGCGGACGGACGGCTGGAGGGGCTGGTGACCATGGAGGACGTGCTGCGCGAGCTGGTCGCCTGA
- the bioB gene encoding biotin synthase BioB — MDLLNTLVDKGLRRESPTREEALAVLATSDDELLDVVAAAGKVRRAWFGRRVKLNYLVNLKSGLCPEDCSYCSQRLGSKSEILKYTWLKPEQAAAAAGAGVAGGAKRVCLVASGRGPTDRDVDRVSKTIAAIKEEHQDVEICACLGLLSDGQAARLKDAGANAYNHNLNTSEATYGDITTTHTYADRISTVQQAQAAGMSACSGLIAGMGESDEDLVDVVFSLRDLDPDSVPVNFLIPIEGTPLAGDWNLTPQRCLRILAMVRFVCPDVEVRLAGGREIHLRTLQPLALNLANSIFLGDYLTTEGQAGKDDLAMIADAGFEVEGTDTTTLPKHRADALAAAGSGCGGHGAEGGGCGPCGDAAPADAVPAQAAAGAAVSTPAAGATVSTPAAAEGSHADLVAVRRRGAGTDLPPNA; from the coding sequence ATGGACCTGCTGAACACGCTGGTGGACAAGGGGTTGCGGCGCGAATCGCCGACCCGCGAAGAGGCACTCGCCGTCCTGGCGACCTCCGATGACGAGCTGCTCGATGTGGTGGCCGCGGCGGGCAAGGTGCGCCGCGCCTGGTTCGGGCGGCGGGTGAAGCTCAACTATCTGGTCAACCTGAAGTCGGGGCTGTGCCCCGAGGACTGCTCCTACTGCTCGCAGCGGCTGGGCTCGAAGTCCGAGATCCTCAAGTACACCTGGCTCAAGCCGGAGCAGGCGGCCGCCGCGGCGGGCGCCGGGGTCGCCGGCGGCGCCAAGCGGGTGTGCCTGGTGGCCAGCGGACGCGGTCCGACCGACCGCGACGTGGACCGGGTCTCGAAGACCATCGCCGCCATCAAGGAGGAGCACCAGGACGTCGAGATCTGCGCCTGTCTGGGGCTGCTGTCCGACGGCCAGGCGGCGCGGCTGAAGGACGCGGGGGCGAACGCGTACAACCACAACCTCAACACCTCCGAGGCGACCTACGGCGACATCACGACCACCCACACCTACGCCGACCGGATCTCGACCGTGCAGCAGGCCCAGGCGGCGGGGATGTCCGCCTGCTCCGGGCTGATCGCGGGCATGGGCGAGTCGGACGAGGACCTGGTCGACGTGGTCTTCTCGCTGCGCGACCTGGACCCGGACTCGGTGCCGGTCAACTTCCTCATCCCGATCGAGGGCACCCCGCTGGCCGGGGACTGGAACCTCACCCCGCAGCGCTGTCTGCGGATCCTGGCGATGGTGCGGTTCGTCTGCCCGGACGTGGAGGTGCGGCTCGCGGGCGGCCGCGAGATCCATCTGCGGACGCTGCAGCCGCTGGCCCTGAACCTGGCGAACTCGATCTTCCTCGGCGACTATCTGACCACCGAGGGCCAGGCGGGCAAGGACGATCTGGCGATGATCGCCGACGCGGGCTTCGAGGTGGAGGGCACCGACACCACGACGCTGCCCAAGCACCGCGCGGATGCGCTCGCGGCCGCCGGTTCCGGCTGCGGCGGCCACGGCGCGGAGGGCGGTGGCTGCGGCCCGTGCGGTGACGCGGCACCCGCCGACGCCGTACCCGCCCAGGCGGCGGCCGGCGCCGCGGTCTCCACCCCGGCGGCCGGCGCCACGGTCTCCACCCCGGCGGCCGCGGAGGGGTCCCACGCCGATCTGGTCGCGGTGCGCCGCCGCGGTGCGGGCACGGATCTGCCGCCCAATGCCTGA
- a CDS encoding TIGR03621 family F420-dependent LLM class oxidoreductase has translation MARPFRFGVNLLTLESAEAWRAKCRHAEQLGYDVLLTPDHLGHPAPFPALATAAEATERPRLGTFVLNAGFWNPALLAREVATCDALTDGRLELGLGAGYVQAEHDSAGLPFGSPRERVDHLVRTVTELERLLTDAEHRPRPAQSPRPPLLLGGNGDRLLRLAARHADIAAFTGAVQAPGKPQGALQLISPEALEERVGAFRRFAAEAGRAPEEADEPGEAIELDGPDEAIELNYLIQMAGPSADRRAKVRELSAYAPGLTEDQLLEHPALLLGDAKEMAEQLRAHRERFGFSYFTVLEHNMEAFAPVIEELHGS, from the coding sequence ATGGCAAGGCCGTTCCGCTTCGGAGTCAATCTGCTCACCCTTGAATCGGCCGAGGCATGGCGGGCGAAGTGCCGCCACGCCGAGCAGCTCGGCTACGACGTGCTGCTGACCCCCGACCACCTCGGCCACCCCGCCCCGTTCCCGGCGCTGGCCACCGCCGCCGAGGCGACCGAGCGTCCCCGGCTGGGCACCTTCGTGCTCAACGCCGGCTTCTGGAACCCCGCGCTGCTCGCCCGGGAGGTGGCCACCTGCGACGCGCTGACCGACGGCCGGCTGGAGCTCGGCCTGGGCGCCGGCTATGTCCAGGCCGAGCACGACAGCGCCGGGCTGCCCTTCGGTTCACCACGCGAGCGGGTGGACCATCTGGTGCGTACCGTGACCGAGTTGGAGCGTCTGCTGACCGATGCCGAGCACCGGCCGCGGCCCGCCCAGTCCCCGCGCCCGCCGCTGCTGCTCGGTGGCAACGGAGACCGGCTGCTGCGGCTGGCCGCGCGCCATGCGGACATCGCCGCGTTCACCGGGGCGGTGCAGGCCCCCGGCAAACCCCAGGGCGCCCTGCAGCTGATCAGCCCCGAGGCGCTGGAGGAGCGGGTGGGCGCCTTCCGCCGCTTCGCCGCCGAGGCGGGGCGGGCGCCGGAGGAGGCCGACGAGCCGGGTGAGGCGATCGAGCTGGATGGGCCGGACGAGGCGATCGAGCTGAACTACCTCATCCAGATGGCCGGGCCCAGCGCCGACCGGCGCGCCAAGGTGCGTGAGCTGTCCGCGTACGCACCGGGCCTCACCGAGGACCAGCTGCTGGAGCACCCGGCGCTGCTGCTGGGCGACGCCAAGGAGATGGCGGAGCAGCTGCGGGCCCACCGCGAGCGCTTCGGCTTCTCGTACTTCACCGTCCTGGAGCACAACATGGAGGCGTTCGCCCCGGTGATCGAGGAACTGCACGGCAGCTGA
- a CDS encoding GNAT family N-acetyltransferase: protein MNDLRIRAAAPADLDTVLAFWKEAAEGTSISDDRDGVARLLDRDPESLLLAERDGELAGTVIAGFDGWRCHLYRLAVHPGHRRRGVATALLAAAEERFAALGGRRGDAMVLNENGLAHQAWSAAGYERQPQWSRWVKQLCP, encoded by the coding sequence ATGAACGATCTTCGGATACGGGCCGCGGCCCCCGCCGACCTCGACACCGTGCTCGCCTTCTGGAAGGAGGCCGCGGAGGGCACCAGCATCAGCGACGACCGGGACGGGGTGGCCCGGCTGCTCGACCGCGACCCGGAGTCGCTGCTGCTGGCCGAGCGGGACGGGGAGCTCGCCGGAACCGTGATCGCCGGTTTCGACGGCTGGCGCTGCCATCTGTACCGGCTGGCCGTCCACCCCGGGCACCGCCGCCGGGGCGTGGCGACGGCCCTGCTGGCGGCGGCCGAGGAGCGGTTCGCGGCCCTGGGCGGACGGCGCGGGGACGCGATGGTGCTCAACGAGAACGGGCTCGCCCACCAGGCGTGGAGCGCGGCGGGCTATGAGCGCCAGCCGCAGTGGAGCCGCTGGGTCAAGCAGCTGTGCCCCTGA
- a CDS encoding class I SAM-dependent methyltransferase → MPVCRRTSPRDAVHHPLFARCYARMSPLADERAGVGELRGELLAGLSGRVIEIGAGNGLNFPHYPEAVSEVVAIEPERHLRRLATRAGLRAGVPVDVVPGVAEALPVKSEAFDAAVACLVLCSVRDVRRALAELLRVLRPGGELRFLEHGRAEGRVLATAQRALDRTVWPLMFGGCHTAREVRSEIEAAGFEPIGHRRLRIPERGLTLPTSPCVLGAARRPVSPSRP, encoded by the coding sequence ATGCCCGTATGCCGTCGCACGTCCCCGCGTGACGCCGTCCACCACCCGCTCTTCGCCCGCTGCTACGCCAGAATGAGCCCACTGGCCGATGAGCGGGCGGGGGTCGGTGAGCTGCGCGGCGAGCTGCTGGCCGGGCTGTCCGGCCGGGTCATCGAGATCGGCGCGGGCAACGGGCTGAACTTCCCCCACTACCCCGAGGCCGTCTCCGAGGTGGTCGCCATCGAACCCGAGCGCCATCTGCGGCGGCTGGCCACCCGGGCGGGGCTGCGGGCCGGGGTGCCGGTGGACGTGGTGCCGGGCGTCGCCGAGGCGCTGCCGGTCAAGAGCGAGGCGTTCGACGCGGCGGTGGCGTGTCTGGTGCTGTGCTCGGTGCGCGATGTGCGGCGCGCGCTCGCCGAGCTGCTGCGGGTGCTGCGGCCCGGCGGTGAGCTGCGCTTCCTCGAGCACGGGCGCGCCGAGGGGCGGGTCCTGGCGACCGCCCAGCGGGCGCTGGACCGCACGGTGTGGCCGCTGATGTTCGGCGGCTGCCATACGGCGCGCGAGGTGCGCTCGGAGATCGAGGCCGCGGGCTTCGAGCCGATCGGCCACCGCCGGCTGCGCATCCCCGAGCGGGGCCTGACCCTGCCGACGTCCCCGTGCGTGCTGGGCGCCGCGCGCCGCCCGGTGTCGCCTTCGCGTCCGTAA
- a CDS encoding adenosylmethionine--8-amino-7-oxononanoate transaminase: MPEPLTPAELRALDRQHVWHPYGPMPGRQDPLVVESAAGVRLRLAEPVEGVRELVDGMSSWWSAIHGYNHPALNDAARGQLDRMSHVMFGGLTHEPAVRLATRLVEITPEPLRHVFLADSGSVSVEVAVKMCLQYWRSLGHPAKRRLLTWRGGYHGDTWQPMAVCDPDGGMHRLWSGVLPEQIFADAPPPGFDADPDPAYEAHVRELVARHAHELAAVIVEPVVQGAGGMRFHSPALLRVLREACDEHDVLLVFDEIATGFGRSGTLFAAEHAGVCPDVMCLGKALTGGYLTLAATLCTPRVADGISRGEVPVLAHGPTFMGNPLATAVACASIDLLLSYDWRQEVKRIETGLRDGLAAAAELPGVREVRVLGAIGVVQLDRPMDDAGMAAATRAAVREGVWLRPFRDLLYTMPPYITGDHDLARICTAVRAAAAAAV, encoded by the coding sequence ATGCCTGAGCCGCTGACCCCGGCCGAGCTGCGGGCGCTGGACCGGCAGCACGTCTGGCATCCGTACGGCCCGATGCCCGGCCGCCAGGACCCCCTGGTCGTGGAGTCCGCGGCCGGGGTCCGGCTGCGGCTGGCCGAGCCGGTGGAGGGCGTCCGCGAGCTGGTGGACGGGATGTCGTCGTGGTGGTCCGCCATCCACGGCTACAACCACCCGGCGCTCAACGACGCCGCGCGGGGTCAGCTGGACCGGATGAGCCATGTGATGTTCGGCGGGCTCACCCATGAGCCCGCCGTCCGGCTGGCCACCCGTCTGGTGGAGATCACGCCGGAGCCGCTGCGCCATGTGTTCCTCGCCGACTCCGGTTCGGTGTCGGTCGAGGTCGCGGTGAAGATGTGCCTGCAGTACTGGCGCTCCCTCGGCCACCCCGCCAAGCGGCGGCTGCTGACCTGGCGCGGCGGCTACCACGGCGACACCTGGCAGCCGATGGCGGTGTGCGACCCGGACGGCGGAATGCACCGGCTGTGGTCCGGTGTGCTGCCCGAGCAGATCTTCGCGGACGCGCCGCCGCCCGGGTTCGACGCGGACCCCGACCCGGCGTACGAGGCACACGTACGCGAGCTGGTGGCCCGTCACGCCCATGAGCTGGCCGCGGTGATCGTGGAGCCGGTGGTCCAGGGCGCGGGCGGGATGCGCTTCCACTCCCCCGCGCTGCTGCGGGTGCTGCGCGAGGCGTGCGACGAGCACGATGTGCTGCTGGTGTTCGACGAGATCGCCACGGGCTTCGGCCGCTCGGGCACGCTCTTCGCGGCCGAGCACGCGGGGGTGTGCCCCGATGTGATGTGTCTGGGCAAGGCGCTGACCGGGGGTTATCTGACCCTGGCCGCCACGCTGTGCACCCCGCGGGTGGCGGACGGCATCTCGCGCGGCGAGGTGCCGGTGCTCGCGCACGGCCCGACGTTCATGGGCAATCCGCTGGCCACGGCCGTCGCCTGTGCCTCGATCGACCTGCTGCTCTCCTACGACTGGCGGCAGGAGGTCAAGCGGATCGAGACCGGGCTGCGGGACGGTCTCGCGGCGGCGGCCGAGCTGCCGGGCGTCCGGGAGGTGCGGGTGCTCGGCGCGATCGGCGTCGTCCAGCTGGACCGTCCGATGGACGACGCGGGGATGGCGGCGGCGACGCGGGCCGCGGTGCGCGAGGGCGTATGGCTGCGCCCGTTCCGCGATCTGCTGTACACCATGCCGCCGTACATCACGGGCGACCACGATCTGGCCCGGATCTGCACGGCGGTACGGGCGGCCGCTGCCGCGGCCGTCTGA
- a CDS encoding hemolysin family protein — MTEVLLLAVALLLAVTCGAFVAAEFSLTTVERSELERAAERGERGAAGALKAVRSLTYQLSGAQLGITVTNLVVGMLAEPSVAALLAGPLTAIGVPQSAVRSTALVLGTFLSTVVLMVVGELVPKNWAISRPLPVAKAVATPQRVFSSVFRPLISHLNNTANRTVRRMGLEPAEELASARGPQELIALARHSAKEGALEKDTAELFVRTLNLSGLTAQNVMTPRVRVVALDVRATAEDVANATRATGLSRFPVYQGSLDTVVGLVHIKDVLAVPAEERPRRPVSDLMREPLFVPESLTVDRLLDRLSAQRSMAVVIDEYGGTAGVVTLEDIVEEVVGEVRDEHDPHETPHLIPMGRDTEGHLLYDADGAARLDQLERIGLRVPPGPYETLAGLIATELGRIPAVGDTIELAGWSLEVRKVTSHRAARVRLRAPVRGAGSDGDGGVPGAEGATGR; from the coding sequence ATGACCGAAGTCCTCCTCCTGGCCGTGGCGCTCCTCCTGGCGGTGACCTGTGGCGCCTTCGTCGCGGCGGAGTTCTCGCTGACCACGGTCGAGCGCAGCGAGCTGGAACGGGCGGCCGAACGCGGGGAGCGCGGCGCGGCCGGGGCGCTGAAGGCCGTGCGCAGCCTCACCTACCAGCTCTCCGGCGCGCAGCTCGGCATCACCGTGACCAATCTGGTCGTCGGCATGCTGGCCGAGCCGTCCGTCGCGGCCCTGCTGGCCGGGCCGCTCACCGCGATCGGGGTACCCCAGTCGGCCGTCCGCTCGACCGCGCTGGTGCTCGGCACCTTTCTGTCGACCGTCGTGCTGATGGTCGTGGGCGAGCTGGTGCCCAAGAACTGGGCCATCTCCCGGCCGCTGCCGGTCGCCAAGGCCGTGGCCACCCCGCAGCGCGTCTTCAGCTCCGTCTTCCGCCCGCTGATCAGCCATCTCAACAACACCGCCAACCGCACCGTGCGCCGGATGGGCCTGGAGCCCGCCGAGGAGCTGGCCTCCGCGCGCGGCCCGCAGGAGCTGATCGCCCTCGCCCGCCACTCCGCCAAGGAGGGCGCGCTGGAGAAGGACACCGCCGAGCTGTTCGTGCGCACCCTCAACCTCTCGGGGCTCACCGCCCAGAACGTGATGACCCCGAGGGTGCGGGTGGTGGCGCTGGACGTACGGGCCACCGCCGAGGACGTCGCCAACGCCACCCGCGCCACCGGGCTGTCCCGCTTCCCCGTCTACCAGGGCAGCCTGGACACCGTCGTCGGCCTCGTCCACATCAAGGACGTCCTGGCGGTCCCCGCCGAGGAGCGGCCCCGCCGCCCGGTCTCCGATCTGATGCGCGAACCGCTGTTCGTCCCCGAGTCGCTCACCGTGGACCGGCTGCTGGACCGGCTCTCGGCCCAGCGCAGCATGGCGGTGGTCATCGACGAGTACGGCGGTACGGCCGGGGTCGTCACCCTGGAGGACATCGTCGAGGAGGTGGTCGGCGAGGTCCGCGACGAGCACGATCCGCACGAGACCCCCCATCTGATTCCGATGGGCCGCGACACGGAGGGCCATCTGCTCTACGACGCGGACGGCGCGGCCCGCCTCGATCAGCTGGAGCGCATCGGGCTGCGCGTGCCGCCGGGCCCGTACGAGACCCTGGCCGGGCTGATCGCCACGGAGCTGGGCCGGATCCCGGCCGTCGGCGACACCATCGAGCTGGCGGGCTGGTCCCTGGAGGTGCGCAAGGTGACGAGCCACCGCGCGGCCCGGGTCCGGCTGCGGGCGCCGGTGCGCGGTGCCGGGAGCGATGGCGACGGCGGCGTGCCCGGGGCCGAGGGGGCGACGGGCCGATGA
- the purB gene encoding adenylosuccinate lyase: MTGKPRIPNVLANRYASAELAVLWSPEYKVTLERRLWLAVLRAQKDLGIEVPDAALADYERVLETVDLASIAEREKVTRHDVKARIEEFNALAGHEHVHKGMTSRDLTENVEQLQIRLSLELVRDRTVAVLARLGKLAADHAELVMAGRSHNVAAQATTLGKRFATAADELLVAYGRLEDLLGRYPLRGIKGPVGTAQDMLDLLGGDAEKLAELERRVAAHLGFAQAFTSVGQVYPRSLDYDVVTALVQLAAAPSSLAKTIRLMAGHELVTEGFKPGQVGSSAMPHKMNTRSCERVNGLAVILRGYASMTGELAGDQWNEGDVSCSVVRRVALPDAFFAFDGLLETFLTVLDEFGAFPAVVARELDRYLPFLATTKVLMGAVRAGVGREVAHEAIKENAVAAALAMRERGAERNELLDSLAADERIPLDRAGLDALMDDKLSFTGAAANQVGAVVARIEEIVKERPAAAAYTPGSIL; encoded by the coding sequence GTGACTGGTAAGCCGCGCATTCCGAACGTCCTGGCCAACCGCTACGCCTCCGCGGAGCTGGCCGTCCTCTGGTCCCCCGAGTACAAGGTGACGCTGGAGCGGCGGCTGTGGCTCGCCGTGCTGCGCGCCCAGAAGGACCTCGGAATCGAGGTGCCGGACGCCGCCCTCGCCGACTACGAGCGGGTTCTGGAGACCGTCGACCTGGCCTCGATCGCCGAGCGCGAGAAGGTCACCCGGCACGATGTGAAGGCCCGGATCGAGGAGTTCAACGCCCTCGCCGGCCATGAGCACGTCCACAAGGGCATGACCTCCCGCGACCTCACCGAGAACGTGGAGCAGCTCCAGATCCGGCTCTCCCTGGAGCTGGTACGGGACCGTACGGTCGCGGTGCTGGCCCGGCTCGGCAAGCTGGCCGCCGACCACGCCGAGCTGGTGATGGCCGGCCGGTCGCACAACGTGGCGGCGCAGGCCACCACGCTCGGCAAGCGGTTCGCCACCGCGGCGGACGAGCTGCTGGTGGCGTACGGGCGGCTGGAGGACCTGCTGGGCCGCTATCCGCTGCGGGGCATCAAGGGCCCGGTCGGCACCGCGCAGGACATGCTGGACCTGCTCGGGGGCGATGCGGAGAAGCTGGCGGAGCTGGAGCGGCGGGTCGCCGCCCACCTCGGCTTCGCGCAGGCGTTCACCTCCGTCGGCCAGGTCTATCCGCGCTCGCTGGACTACGACGTCGTCACCGCGCTGGTGCAGCTCGCCGCGGCCCCGTCCTCGCTGGCCAAGACCATCCGGCTGATGGCCGGACACGAGCTGGTGACCGAGGGCTTCAAGCCCGGCCAGGTCGGCTCGTCCGCGATGCCGCACAAGATGAACACCCGCTCCTGCGAGCGCGTCAACGGCCTCGCCGTGATCCTGCGCGGCTACGCCTCGATGACCGGGGAGCTGGCGGGCGACCAGTGGAACGAGGGCGATGTCTCCTGCTCGGTGGTGCGCCGGGTCGCGCTGCCGGACGCGTTCTTCGCCTTCGACGGGCTGCTGGAGACCTTCCTGACCGTGCTCGACGAGTTCGGCGCCTTCCCCGCCGTCGTCGCCCGTGAGCTGGACCGCTACCTGCCCTTCCTCGCCACGACGAAGGTGCTGATGGGGGCCGTACGGGCCGGAGTGGGCCGCGAGGTCGCCCATGAGGCGATCAAGGAGAACGCGGTGGCCGCGGCGCTGGCGATGCGCGAGCGGGGCGCCGAGCGCAATGAGCTGCTCGACTCGCTCGCCGCCGATGAGCGCATCCCGCTGGACCGGGCCGGTCTCGACGCGCTGATGGACGACAAGCTCTCCTTCACGGGCGCGGCCGCGAACCAGGTCGGCGCGGTGGTCGCCCGCATCGAGGAGATCGTCAAGGAACGCCCGGCGGCCGCCGCCTACACCCCCGGCTCGATTCTCTGA